A stretch of Candidatus Gastranaerophilales bacterium DNA encodes these proteins:
- a CDS encoding helix-turn-helix transcriptional regulator yields the protein MGKKTFKLDKVLCRKFGERIRFLRGSHNLKQDELAFKTQISPSYLSAIERGISDTTISTAKRLAKAFNINLNDLFDF from the coding sequence ATGGGTAAAAAGACGTTCAAATTAGACAAAGTACTATGCAGGAAATTCGGGGAACGTATCAGATTCTTGCGTGGTTCTCATAATTTAAAACAAGATGAACTTGCTTTTAAAACGCAAATTTCACCGAGTTATTTAAGCGCAATTGAAAGAGGTATCTCTGATACCACGATTTCGACAGCTAAAAGACTGGCAAAAGCTTTCAATATTAATTTAAATGATTTGTTTGATTTTTAA
- a CDS encoding uracil-DNA glycosylase codes for MLTDINTDNLTPKKKVKILNEVKEICSQCKACGLHKTRTNVVFSDGNPSAKLMIIGEAPGKNEDERGLPFVGRSGQLLERLLANEGITRANDVYICNTVKCRPPENRVPTNEEKELCKGYLDAQISLIKPEIILLCGATAVQSMLDVKKGITSIRGEFFDGPFGAKMMPIFHPAYLLRYQSDKEGSPMRLMKDDIKKVKEFLSR; via the coding sequence ATGCTTACCGATATTAATACAGATAATTTAACCCCAAAGAAAAAAGTAAAAATCCTTAACGAGGTCAAAGAAATTTGCTCACAATGCAAGGCTTGCGGTCTTCATAAAACGAGAACCAATGTTGTCTTTTCAGACGGAAACCCTAGTGCAAAACTTATGATAATAGGCGAAGCTCCGGGGAAAAATGAGGATGAGAGGGGTTTGCCTTTTGTGGGTCGTTCGGGACAATTGCTTGAAAGGCTTCTTGCAAATGAAGGTATCACAAGAGCAAACGATGTTTATATCTGCAATACGGTAAAATGCCGACCTCCTGAAAACAGGGTGCCGACGAATGAGGAAAAAGAGCTTTGCAAGGGTTATCTTGATGCCCAAATAAGTCTTATTAAGCCTGAAATTATACTTTTATGCGGAGCTACCGCAGTGCAGTCAATGCTTGATGTCAAAAAAGGTATAACCTCGATTAGAGGCGAGTTTTTCGACGGACCGTTCGGCGCCAAAATGATGCCGATATTTCACCCTGCCTACCTTCTTCGCTACCAATCAGATAAAGAAGGCTCACCAATGCGCCTTATGAAAGACGATATCAAGAAGGTTAAAGAATTTTTGTCACGATAA
- a CDS encoding thymidine phosphorylase: MRTVDLITKKKQGKAHTRQELEYIVNGIVSGEIPDYQLSAWLMAVYFQGMDIEETAILTELIVNTSKTLDLSHISNYILDKHSTGGVGDKITLILIPLIAACGGEIAKLSGRGLGHTGGTIDKLESIEGFKTDLSMEEFTAQVKKTGCAIASQTGELAYADKKLYELRDVTSTVDCLPLIASSVVSKKIASGANVIVLDVKYGDGAFLKTKEEAEKLSVIMVDIAKKLNRSITAVITSMEEPLGHNIGNALEVIESIEVLKGKGPADLVELTLELGSILLVNSKVFQTKEEAKAKMLESIANGSALAKFKELIQEQHGCSECTEDYSKLPRASIIKEIKAKKEGFINTIKAYEIALGCKILGAGRDKKTDAIDYAVGVVLNKKVGEFVKEGEILFTIHANAMEKLIQAEELFEQAFVISDVQTAKEPLIYKVIE, from the coding sequence ATGAGAACCGTAGATTTAATAACAAAGAAAAAACAGGGCAAAGCCCACACAAGACAAGAGCTTGAATACATAGTAAACGGTATCGTTTCGGGCGAAATTCCTGATTACCAGCTTAGCGCCTGGCTTATGGCAGTGTATTTTCAAGGGATGGACATTGAAGAAACCGCTATTTTAACGGAACTTATAGTTAATACAAGCAAAACACTTGACCTCAGTCATATTTCAAACTACATACTCGATAAGCATTCCACAGGCGGGGTAGGCGATAAAATCACTCTGATTTTAATTCCTTTAATAGCAGCCTGCGGCGGCGAGATAGCAAAGCTTTCCGGCAGAGGACTGGGGCATACGGGCGGCACCATTGATAAACTCGAATCCATAGAAGGCTTTAAAACCGATTTGTCGATGGAAGAATTTACCGCACAGGTAAAAAAAACAGGCTGCGCTATAGCCTCCCAGACAGGTGAACTTGCTTATGCCGACAAAAAATTATACGAGCTCAGGGATGTAACTTCAACGGTAGATTGCCTGCCGCTCATTGCCTCAAGCGTTGTTTCAAAAAAAATAGCTTCAGGCGCAAATGTGATTGTACTTGATGTCAAATACGGCGACGGCGCTTTTTTAAAGACAAAAGAAGAAGCCGAAAAGCTTTCCGTAATTATGGTTGATATTGCAAAAAAATTAAACCGTTCAATAACAGCTGTAATAACCTCTATGGAGGAGCCTTTGGGACATAATATCGGCAACGCGCTTGAAGTCATTGAATCTATAGAAGTTTTAAAAGGTAAAGGGCCTGCGGATTTGGTGGAATTGACTTTAGAGCTTGGAAGTATTTTGCTTGTAAATTCTAAAGTATTTCAAACAAAAGAAGAAGCTAAAGCAAAAATGCTTGAAAGCATAGCAAACGGCAGTGCTTTGGCAAAATTCAAAGAACTTATACAAGAACAACACGGCTGCAGCGAATGTACAGAAGATTACTCAAAACTTCCGCGAGCATCGATAATCAAAGAAATCAAGGCTAAAAAAGAAGGTTTTATAAATACTATAAAAGCCTATGAAATAGCCTTGGGCTGCAAGATTTTAGGCGCAGGCAGGGATAAAAAAACTGATGCTATAGACTATGCAGTCGGAGTGGTACTTAATAAAAAGGTCGGTGAGTTTGTGAAAGAAGGCGAAATCCTATTTACCATACACGCAAATGCTATGGAAAAGTTAATTCAGGCAGAAGAGTTGTTTGAACAGGCTTTTGTAATATCAGATGTGCAAACTGCCAAAGAACCGCTGATTTACAAGGTGATAGAATAA
- a CDS encoding carbohydrate kinase family protein, with translation MFDVVTFGSATIDTFVESNDAHIVSVRSIERQAELYCLPYGAKIQIDKQSFDVGGGGVNTAVCLATLGLNTATVIKIGTGANSVSVRERLKHHNISENLIVATGEEKTGFSIILTSFEGDRTVLAYRGANSDLMISDINLEELKKTKWIYCAPVSSVKDNIVEFVAEFCLKNNIKLAYNLGSKALDKTLDELASTLRAVSVLTLNVQEATKVTKIEQRYQKYKHSPINDYVKEMLKAFKVYVQDVVVITDGKKGAYAYDGEKFYYIENFPSKRVSTLGAGDCFASTFCACYIELEKSIGDSLELASINSAYVVTQYGAQSGLLTMDELMKKKEENPEYETEIVK, from the coding sequence ATGTTTGATGTAGTAACCTTTGGAAGTGCAACAATTGATACATTTGTTGAGAGCAATGATGCGCACATAGTTTCTGTTCGCAGTATAGAAAGACAGGCGGAATTATATTGTCTGCCTTATGGAGCAAAAATACAGATTGACAAACAGTCTTTTGATGTAGGCGGCGGCGGTGTTAATACGGCAGTTTGTCTTGCAACGCTGGGATTAAACACTGCCACTGTGATAAAAATAGGTACAGGCGCAAATTCAGTTAGCGTACGGGAAAGATTAAAACATCATAATATAAGCGAAAATCTTATTGTTGCTACAGGGGAAGAAAAAACCGGTTTTTCAATAATATTGACGAGCTTTGAAGGGGATAGAACGGTTTTGGCTTACAGAGGCGCTAACTCGGATTTGATGATTTCTGATATTAATCTTGAAGAGCTAAAAAAAACAAAATGGATTTATTGTGCGCCTGTTAGTTCTGTTAAAGACAATATAGTAGAATTTGTTGCGGAATTTTGTTTGAAAAATAATATTAAATTGGCTTATAACTTGGGCAGTAAGGCGCTTGATAAGACCTTGGACGAGCTTGCCTCTACCTTAAGAGCGGTTAGCGTATTAACTTTGAACGTTCAGGAAGCAACAAAAGTTACCAAAATAGAACAACGCTACCAAAAATATAAGCACTCACCTATTAATGATTACGTTAAAGAAATGCTTAAAGCCTTTAAGGTCTACGTACAAGATGTAGTGGTTATCACAGACGGTAAAAAAGGTGCTTATGCTTATGACGGTGAAAAATTCTATTATATCGAAAACTTCCCGAGCAAAAGGGTTAGCACGCTGGGTGCAGGGGATTGTTTTGCAAGTACTTTTTGCGCTTGTTATATTGAGCTTGAAAAAAGTATAGGCGATTCACTTGAACTGGCATCAATTAACTCTGCTTATGTAGTTACCCAATACGGCGCTCAGTCAGGTTTGTTGACTATGGATGAGCTTATGAAGAAGAAGGAAGAAAACCCCGAGTATGAAACAGAAATTGTCAAATAA
- a CDS encoding anhydro-N-acetylmuramic acid kinase, with translation MKQKLSNNPKEMLVIGLMSGTSVDGIDAGLVRIRPDFTFEFIDGIVYEYSPLMIERIFELFEKHVSIKHLCQTNFLIGEYFAQAVLALCEKTGISTSDIDLIGSHGQTVYHYPFDKKFEHYSLKSTLQIGESSVIAQKTGILTVSDFRTKDIAAGGDGAPLVPYFDEIFFKKDGLNSAIQNIGGISNVTMVGENIDTMAFDTGPGNMIIDYCAKKFFGVPYDKDGKIAKSGKVDEDWLALLMQNGYFKLSPPKTTGRELFGLQFIERFLNSNPPSDARDVMATVTAFTAKTIANAYKDFILPNNKIDRVILGGGGAYNSTIIKMLASEFDNKIPIMTHEDFGISNKFKEVIAFAFLAYAAYFDMANNVKSATGAKSDVIMGKFTKPY, from the coding sequence ATGAAACAGAAATTGTCAAATAACCCCAAAGAAATGCTTGTTATCGGGTTGATGTCAGGAACAAGCGTTGACGGTATTGACGCAGGTTTAGTGAGGATAAGACCTGATTTTACTTTTGAATTTATTGACGGGATTGTATATGAATATTCTCCCTTGATGATAGAGCGGATTTTTGAACTTTTTGAAAAACATGTCAGTATTAAGCACCTTTGCCAGACAAATTTTTTAATTGGCGAATATTTTGCACAGGCGGTTTTGGCTTTGTGCGAAAAAACAGGGATTTCAACATCTGATATCGATTTAATAGGCTCCCATGGGCAGACTGTTTATCATTATCCGTTTGATAAAAAATTTGAACATTATTCTCTAAAAAGTACCCTGCAAATAGGCGAGTCTTCTGTTATTGCCCAAAAAACGGGAATTTTAACTGTAAGTGATTTCAGGACAAAAGACATAGCCGCAGGCGGAGATGGCGCTCCTTTAGTGCCGTATTTCGATGAAATATTTTTCAAAAAAGACGGTTTAAACAGTGCTATTCAAAATATAGGTGGTATTTCAAACGTTACTATGGTTGGTGAAAATATTGATACAATGGCTTTTGACACCGGACCGGGGAATATGATAATTGATTATTGTGCGAAGAAATTTTTCGGTGTTCCTTATGATAAAGACGGTAAAATAGCAAAATCAGGGAAAGTTGATGAAGATTGGCTTGCTTTGCTTATGCAAAACGGATATTTTAAGCTTTCACCGCCAAAAACCACAGGCAGAGAGCTTTTTGGCTTGCAATTTATTGAACGGTTTTTGAACTCCAATCCTCCGTCTGATGCAAGAGATGTTATGGCTACAGTTACGGCTTTTACCGCAAAAACCATTGCCAATGCTTACAAAGATTTTATTTTGCCCAATAATAAAATCGACCGTGTTATCTTAGGCGGAGGAGGAGCTTATAACTCAACTATAATAAAGATGTTAGCCTCTGAATTTGATAATAAAATTCCTATTATGACACATGAGGACTTTGGGATTTCAAATAAATTCAAAGAAGTTATAGCATTTGCATTTCTTGCTTATGCCGCTTACTTTGACATGGCAAATAACGTTAAGTCTGCAACAGGCGCCAAGTCTGATGTCATTATGGGAAAATTCACCAAACCTTATTAA
- the tsaD gene encoding tRNA (adenosine(37)-N6)-threonylcarbamoyltransferase complex transferase subunit TsaD, which yields MPKVLKTPFSEKEVLIPDENNSIIIFAIESSCDETACSIVKDGREVLANVIASQIPIHKQYGGVVPEVASREHLKAINAVIEETFTQSGLTGHNIDAFASTMGPGLVGCLLVGANAAKTLSLVYDKPFIGVNHLKGHVCANYLNSDLEPPFICLLVSGGHTQIIKISSFDEQEIVGETLDDAIGEAYDKVARLLGIPYPGGINLDKLAQTGNPDAYKIPKPKVGEFDFSFSGIKTHMLKLIQNLKNQCEKDNTPMPVEDIAASFQKTVCEYLVEKTKACADKYGYETIAIAGGVAANSELRKKMSALKDEGYNTFAPQMQFCTDNAAMIASCAYFLSDVYTDLTVEVFSRA from the coding sequence ATGCCAAAAGTTTTAAAAACACCTTTTAGTGAAAAAGAAGTATTAATCCCTGACGAAAATAACAGTATAATAATTTTTGCGATAGAAAGCAGCTGTGATGAAACGGCATGCTCCATTGTAAAAGACGGCAGAGAAGTTCTGGCAAACGTCATCGCTTCTCAAATTCCTATACATAAACAATACGGCGGAGTAGTACCTGAAGTTGCCTCAAGAGAACATTTAAAAGCCATCAATGCCGTAATTGAAGAAACTTTTACCCAAAGCGGTCTGACAGGACATAACATAGATGCGTTTGCTTCGACAATGGGTCCGGGGCTTGTCGGCTGTCTTTTGGTAGGGGCTAATGCCGCTAAGACATTAAGCCTTGTTTACGATAAACCTTTCATCGGAGTTAATCATTTAAAAGGGCATGTTTGTGCAAATTACTTAAATTCGGATTTAGAACCGCCTTTTATCTGTCTTTTAGTAAGCGGCGGGCATACTCAAATTATTAAAATCTCGTCTTTTGATGAACAGGAAATTGTAGGCGAAACGCTTGATGACGCCATAGGAGAGGCATACGACAAAGTAGCAAGACTGCTGGGCATTCCCTATCCCGGCGGTATCAATCTCGATAAACTGGCGCAAACGGGCAATCCTGACGCTTATAAAATCCCAAAACCAAAAGTCGGGGAATTTGATTTCAGCTTTAGCGGGATTAAAACCCACATGCTCAAACTAATCCAAAATTTAAAAAACCAATGCGAAAAAGATAACACCCCCATGCCTGTAGAAGATATAGCGGCAAGTTTTCAAAAAACGGTATGCGAATATTTGGTGGAAAAAACCAAGGCATGCGCAGACAAATACGGATATGAAACCATAGCGATAGCCGGCGGAGTAGCGGCAAATTCAGAACTGAGAAAAAAAATGTCAGCGCTAAAAGATGAAGGCTACAATACTTTTGCACCACAGATGCAGTTCTGTACAGACAATGCCGCTATGATAGCAAGCTGCGCTTACTTTTTGTCTGATGTGTATACGGATTTGACGGTAGAAGTTTTTTCAAGAGCTTAA
- a CDS encoding adenine phosphoribosyltransferase, whose translation MTEYVKSKIRSIPDFPKKGILFKDITTAIKDTLAFKQIVDFFTEQFKDMDFDYIATIESRGFFLGAPIAYLMGKGLVLIRKPGKLPAKVHSAEYTLEYGSDKLEIHADALKKGSKVIIMDDLLATGGTLGASMELIERSEAQIVASAFVMELQDLKAREKFDNKVNIISMIKY comes from the coding sequence ATGACAGAATATGTAAAAAGTAAAATACGTTCAATCCCGGACTTTCCCAAAAAAGGAATTTTGTTCAAAGACATAACAACAGCTATAAAAGATACTTTGGCATTTAAACAAATTGTTGATTTTTTCACAGAGCAATTTAAAGATATGGATTTTGACTACATAGCAACTATAGAATCGAGGGGGTTTTTCCTGGGCGCTCCTATTGCTTATCTTATGGGAAAAGGGCTGGTCTTAATAAGAAAACCCGGCAAACTTCCTGCCAAAGTACATTCTGCTGAATATACACTGGAATACGGCAGCGACAAACTGGAAATCCATGCCGATGCTTTGAAAAAAGGCAGTAAAGTTATAATCATGGATGATTTACTTGCAACAGGCGGCACATTAGGCGCTTCAATGGAACTTATAGAAAGATCGGAAGCTCAAATTGTCGCTTCTGCTTTTGTTATGGAGCTGCAAGATTTAAAAGCAAGAGAAAAATTTGATAACAAAGTAAATATTATCTCCATGATTAAATATTAG
- a CDS encoding NfeD family protein gives MELWLVWLISGIVLVILEIFTPTLFLLSIAFACFIVAFLSWLEFSLLWQAIVFAILAVLLIKFIRPLFISKVKDDTNTNIYNDKEATVIEQVDNAQLKGRIKVFDEEWAAKSVDDSVIESGSVVIIEKIESMSAIVRKK, from the coding sequence ATGGAACTTTGGTTAGTTTGGCTTATATCTGGTATTGTGCTTGTTATATTGGAAATTTTCACCCCGACACTTTTTTTGTTAAGCATTGCTTTTGCATGTTTTATCGTTGCATTTTTAAGTTGGCTTGAATTTTCACTGCTATGGCAGGCAATAGTATTCGCTATATTGGCAGTTTTATTGATAAAATTTATAAGACCGCTTTTTATATCAAAAGTAAAAGATGATACAAATACCAATATATATAATGATAAAGAAGCTACTGTGATAGAGCAGGTAGATAATGCCCAATTAAAAGGCAGAATAAAAGTTTTTGATGAAGAATGGGCGGCAAAGTCTGTCGATGACTCGGTTATCGAATCAGGCAGTGTCGTTATAATTGAAAAAATAGAATCAATGAGTGCTATTGTAAGAAAGAAATAA